The genomic interval ggtaaaaaaactgcactgatgttaactgcaatatatTACACGTCAccggtgtagaattactcaaaatgctgtgttgtcatcacatttaacatacaatcacattaaaacaattaaaagggaccaggcctccaGGATgattagtccaccagcagaattctggtttatgcaggaatacaatataattaaaaacatacagcacagagggtaaagtctttggtacaaATATAGCAGTTCACGGCGATAAAATTATGTGGCTGACTGCTGTGATGCTGTGTATTTCTGGGAATCTTTCGTTTCTGTTAGCTGCAAAGATGACGTCACTATTTCAAGAGCCTAGCATGTAAACCCCCTATTCAGATGTTCATCGGCAAAAACAAAGTTAAACACGTGCATTAATGACGTTATGTCTGAAGCTCGTTTAGAGCACTGAAACGGGTCAGCGCGTTTGATTTATGGCAACATCGCAGTAGTGGTAATTCGTATGCACAAATCGATAAATCACCAAACTGGAGAAAACCTAACAGTAATTGAAACTGAACTGCGATGGGATGTAAATATATCACAACAGACTTGAGGTAATGAGTTGACCTGCACTGAACCCGAAAACGGCTGCCATTGAAGAGTTAATAAGATTAAATTTGACTTCAAAGGCACAAGAGCGGTGAACTCATGGGAGATAATCACTTATTTGTGGACTGGTAATCTAATTGTATGCAGATTTTCTAACGTTTTCTGACAGGTTAACTTTATTTCAAGACATAATTACAGGGGAAAAGAAAACGATCACAGACAATAATTTGCGTTGAATATAGTCCTATTAACTGGCAGATTTAGAATTGTGGGCCGAAACCTGGTATATACAGAAACGAATATagccacacacacacgcacaaaaaACAATCTAACACAACAACATGTGCTCTTTttattcaacacagaaatgggTTAACCCAACACAAacgtgttaaataaatgtgaagtagacaagaccttgtgttaattTACCACAGTTAAatagagttgttcaaatatgacacgaGACTTTTGTTAGAAATGACACGTTTGTGTTCAACAACAACcaggtgttttttgtgtgcaataatttaacacaatataacctgtaaaataaaaaggGAAACGGTGTATTCTTTAAACGGAATATCAAAATACAAAGAGCGTTTGTATTTTTATGGTCTCTTTAAAATGTCTCTCACAACTAGTTCGCCCTTAATCTACGCAGTTGTATAATAGCACTCGTTTTTTTGGAGGACAACAGTTTTACTGCGAAATGGTACtgcattaatatttatttatttatttgattggtgttttacgccgtactcaagaatatttcggcggtcagcattatggtgggtggaaaccgggcagaacccgggggaaacccacgaccattgcaggttgctgacagacctttccacttacggccggagaggaagccagcatgagctgggcttgaactcacagctaccgcattggggagagactcctgggtcattacgctgcgctagcgcgctaatcaactgagccacggaggccccccgcattcataaaaaaaaacattgtttatgGTAATGGTGAGTGACGGTATACTCAGTTAGTTAGGTCTGGGCAAATACTAGAAGAATTCGTCGCATATGACCGCGATAGAATATTGTGTGATTAACATGTAGACTGCGTAAGCGCATAATAAACGTATACTCAAGAGTTCCCGGATGTCTCAAGGGTCTAGATATGCCCAGGCATCCAGCTGATATATAGCGGAGACGAACAGCACTATAAACATGGGGATCCAGTATCATCCAATCAAACGAACTCTAGGCTTCAAAAGTGCAGCCGGAATATATTTGCAAAGACAGAAGAAAAGGCAAATCTCTCTTTATTTGATCTCATCTTAGCTGCTCTACGTCAGAAAAACACTGTTATCTGTTGTAACAACTGACTTTTGCCACGCAACACAATCTCTAGGACAGATCTGGCATGCTCCCTGGACTAACATCTCGTCTACTAGATCTTAAGTAACAGCTGTTAACAATTCACCCCTTAACCCCTGCTAGGAGGTAAAGTTTGACCTCAGAGAGAACCAGTCAGACTTGTTGTTTAGCACTCAAATGAGTAAAGGATTGCTACAATGCTGCCAAAATAGTGGGACGCACTTCACCTCGGAATGGCGAGTCGGGTCAGAGCTGGAGACACCATTGTTCTTTTGTAGTACATGCCTACTACATGGCCAGACAATCGTTTTggaactgtatttttttttatttttgcaacaGTTTCACATATTTCTGTATAATATTATCGCATGAAGAGGTAATTCTAAGACTGCAAGTCTGCTGGGTTTAACTGAAGCTTAATCACTGTAAAATACATTATCGGTTCAATATGCGCAGTCGCAACATTTGTTCGTTTGCTAAACGATACAGAAACAGAGAAGTGACTTGTCACAACGCATGGCTTGTCACCTGCCCTTCACAGATAAGGTATAAAAGTGTCCTGAAGCCACtatcacaaagcggcgtacaacattttctatcgtacatttgtcgtacgatattttgtaccgTACCGCTATCCTATAAGTGCAATTATCGCACATGTactacatctttgtgaaactgagcccTGTCCTTCACAGTTTTAACCTTGTCTATTTATGGTTCACAGCTAAATGATTCCTAATATCTGAGTCCTGTTTTTCTGGGCGTAACTGAAGAAAATGCGACCAGACAACGTCGCAAAACCACATGACGTGGGTCTGCAATGGCATCCTGGTGGACATATGTACTTGTGTTTCGTTTCCGTTAACTCGTTTTTCCACGgcttattcaagaatttttcactaacacCACCGACAGGAGGCACAGTGTGACTCAAATTCGGggttctttttaaaaaattaacattttacaacCTGATAGGTTTAATGCACCCTAAGGAAAGTATGGTTTTTCAGTTCGTTACCCGATCAACGATAAGTAACTCCTTTTCCCCAATACGTGCAATACTCTTTTTTTTCAGCCTACTGCTCGTTTTTCACGATTCTTTCCACATCTTTGTCAACAGGGCTCTTTCCAAATAATCCTTTAACGCCTGAAGCACGTTTCTTTCCGCTGTTAGGATAGGTCACTGACACCCTCTCTTGTGATTACGCACAGCGGCTGTGTGATTGCTCCACAGTGAAATAACGGGAGACAACTCAGTGAGCTGAGGGGATTAGGCACGATGGACGACCTGCTTGGTTGGCGGAAGAAATCAAGGAATTGGCCTCTAGTACGAACGGCATCAACTACGTCGCGAAAATTACCGCTGACAGCTGCCGTCGTTACACACCCCGTAACCAGGGACGAGTTAGATGTGGTAATATTCTGTGTGAAATTCTCTGCGGTCGCCTTGACCCAGaggtgatacatgtacttcaacttCAAAAGACACCGTGCTATAGGCCTACCACCGTTAGAAAAGGTTACACCAGCTGTGCATGAATACTGAGTTCAGATCTACAGGTTCTGACTTTTGCTCGGAGTCTTTCCAATTATCACTCATGCAGACATCTTCTTACTTCCAGGGCCATTGTTTGACTAGTAGTGCAGAACGATGTGTTTCAAAATGCATACACACAACACGTACTGCGGATTTCGTATTATGTACTTttggaaataatattttatttatttgattttttttcattgttgttttacgccgtactcaagaatatttcccttataccacggcggccctggggaaacccacgaccatcctcaggttgctgcaagaccttcctatGAACGACCAGAGATGAAGCcatcatgaactggacttgaactcacagccaccgcattgatGGGAGGATTCTGGATCTTGGCCAGAATAATAGCCAAACGCTGTGCTGTATATAGCCAGGCTGTGATGGCTTTTTAATATCCTCCTAAGTATTAGACAGCAAGAAACATGCCTCTAAAGCAACACTGGTCAAACATTAATGGCTATCTTCCCGTCCAGTTTCCATATTTCCGTGGTTTGTGTACAATGCGTTGTCCCAGATGACCCGCTGATCACCTGTAAACAGTTGCCGAGCAAAGACTCAAACCCGGCACCTTGTATGTTGGATGTTTTGAGCCATttcgtgttttcttttaatttcgCCGCGAAGACAAATGGAAACGCAAAAATATGAAAAGCgggttttcttgttttaatgGTGATAGTTTGCgtaatttttttatatcagcatatacatatatggctCCTTATTACCCTGTATTCTtagtttctttatttcattttgggcAACTGTTTTCgcagacaaatttatttatttatgtggctggtgttttacaccgtactcaagaatatttcacttaaatatgacggcggccagtattatggtgctGCCAAATTAAGAAAACACAATTAGCCACCGTAGCCTAGCCTCTCTAGATCAGCATAATTAATCTGACCATAATAAGCCTGTGGTATTCTCCAACCCTGGAATTCTAATCCACAGCCACGCCGCGAAAATATCGGGCTCACTGCCATACACGCGAAGTCCCAGTGTCCTCGTCAAAATGAAATCTACACTTAGTCCGACGTAACCAGAGCGATGGCCTCCTTTCGCTGGTTATACCCTTACCAAATGCATACCTTTCACACCCTAGACCCGTTACTGTTCCCTGGTCACGGGACATCAACAGGAGAATGTACATCAGTCTGATACGTGAAAGAGATCTAACAGTAAAGTTCGCTGCAAATAAGCCCTATTCGAGTTGAGCGGAAATCTCGCGAGAGTCACGTGATACTATAAAATAGTATAGTATCCAACAACAATATCCAAACTTACAGAGAGAATAATAATGTTAAGTTAGCCAAACTATATGTGTAGAGTGAACAATGTAGTAAGAACTAAGTCGTTTCAGTTGTACACATATTCAAGCAATTCAGTCAGCAAATCAGACATGGGTCTGATCCTAGGACATTTGTAACTATCTCAGTATTAGTAGtcggcctccgtggcctagtggttagagtgATAGCGCAGTACAATACCCTGGAGGTTCTCAGCAATGTAATCCCTGTTAATTCAAATTAATATCATGCTGGCTtgttctccggccgtacgtgggaaggtctgacagcaacctgtggatgggtcgtgaattcccccccccccccccccccgggttctacccggtttactcccaccgtaatactggtcgccgttgtacaagtgaattaCTCGTTCACTACAAGTGTGACAAGGGATTGCTGTAACAAGACTGCGTGGGTTGACTGACTCTCTAACTGCttgatttattgatgtattcACTCATATTGTGTCGAATGCTACAATGATCCGTAATTACATTTCTATATACACACAGAATATAAATCAATAGTGTTCTATGTGCCTTAACGAACAATGTACTTAAAAGAATTCCCCTGACAATCAATCAGCCAATAAATCCATAAAAACATGTATCAACAAATCGTCTCCACCTGAGTCTCAGCTGGAGGTCTTTTTAAGACCTGTTATCTTATACGCTTAAACAGAAAGCTTATTTTGCATCCTCAGCCTTCTGTACGTGTCACGAAATCTCATTACACTACAACCTGGCTAGATTTCCCTCAACGAGAACTTGTCGTGTCGGCGAATTCCAGGTTataaataaatcgaaaaaaaaccctttcggaaaacattttttctccTGAAGAGGACAATCAAATTTTCGTGTTTTTGCAACATTCGCGTCGGCTTGGTGTCGGCTCATTTGTTTCAACACCAgacactaaatatttatttatgtagccatatttttttttggggggggaggggtcaAGATAGCGCCCTACGTAGTCTGTCTATTGCAGTGTTTTATCCCCATTCACATGCGGTGCAGGGCGGTTACAGAGCGCACCCGCTGGTACACTGTGGCAATGTGCTGTCACATGGTAGCGCGCGGTTGCCAAGCTGTAACGTACGATAAAAACTTTGTATCCATTAGGAGTTGGAAATAATGAGCAGTTACAGCGCAGTACCATCATGATCATACATTTGTGAACGTAACAATTCTATAGTTACCACCCAAACGTGTGCAGATACCACCCAACAGTGTGCAGCTACCACCTAACAGTGTGGAGCTACCACCAAACAATGTGCAGCTACCACCCAACAGGGTGCAGTTACCACCACCCAACACTGTACAGTTAACACCCAACAGTGAACAGTTACCACCCAAAAGTGTACAGGTACCACCCAGCAGTGTGCAGCTACCACCCGACAGTGTGCAGCTACCACCAAACAATGTGCAGCTACCATCCGACAGTGTGCAGCTACCACCCGACAGTGTGCAGCTACCACCAAACAATGTGCAGATACAATCCGACAGTGAGCAGCTACCACCCGACAGTGTGCAGCTATCACCCAACCGTGTGAAGCTACCATCCGACAGTGTGCAGCTACCACCCATCAGTGTACAGCTACCACACAACAGTGTGCAGCTACCACCCAGCAGTGTACAGTTAACACCCAACAGTGAACAGTTACCACCCAAAAGTGTGCAGTTACCACCCAGCAGTGTGCAGTTACCCCAACAGTGTGCTGTTACCCAACAATGTGCAGTTACCACCCAGCAGTGTGCAGCTACATTCAAGAGTGTGCACTTAAAACCCAACAGTGTTCAGTTACCACCCAAAACTGTGCAACTACCACACATCCAAGTTACCACATACCCAAAAGTGTGCAGCTACCACACATCCAAAAGTGTGCAGTTGCCACCCATCAGTGTGCAGTTACCCCAACAGTTTGCTGTTACCCAACAGTGTGCAGTCACCTCAAAGAGTGTGCAGCTACACCCAAGAGTGTGCACTTACTACCAAACGGTGTGCAGTTACCACCAAAAAATGTGCAGCTACCTCCCAGCACAGTGCAGTTACCACACATCCAAAAGTGTGCAGTTACCACACACCCAACAGTGTGCAGTTACAACCCAAAAGCGTGCAGCTACCACCCCACAGCGTACAGCTACCACCCAGCAGTGTGCAGCTACCACCCATTACCACACACCTGCTACCCAACATCAAACCTTAATACACACCCAATGTCCCACAGTGTCTTCGTACAACTGCGCAAACAGCATTAATCAGTTTCCACACCTTATTAAACAATGATCACGCAGTACTAAAGATTTGCCGACCAGTGTTTTTGCAGTCAGTGAGACAAAATTGCCACGAATGAAAAGTTGATAGTTGCGGTGTCTGATGGTATCGTTTGCAGCATGCTTAatacagaaaagaaagaaaacaaaagcagGCACTACACTTCTGTCTTTCGCAGTTTTCGCGAGTAAAATGATAAGATGAGTAAGATATTCTCAATCACAAATTATCTCATATCACAAGTGAGATAAAAGCGATCAAAACGGCATGTAGTACAACACTTTGGTGTCAGTAGGTGACATGGCCGTTGATAATGAcccaggtaaataaaaaaagatggGAACCCAGTCTCAACGTAGGAAGCAGGTGA from Liolophura sinensis isolate JHLJ2023 chromosome 3, CUHK_Ljap_v2, whole genome shotgun sequence carries:
- the LOC135463988 gene encoding uncharacterized protein LOC135463988, which produces MDDLLGWRKKSRNWPLVRTASTTSRKLPLTAAVVTHPVTRDELDVLPPKRVQIPPNSVQLPPNSVELPPNNVQLPPNRVQLPPPNTVQLTPNSEQLPPKSVQVPPSSVQLPPDSVQLPPNNVQLPSDSVQLPPDSVQLPPNNVQIQSDSEQLPPDSVQLSPNRVKLPSDSVQLPPISVQLPHNSVQLPPSSVQLTPNSEQLPPKSVQLPPSSVQLPQQCAVTQQCAVTTQQCAATFKSVHLKPNSVQLPPKTVQLPHIQVTTYPKVCSYHTSKSVQLPPISVQLPQQFAVTQQCAVTSKSVQLHPRVCTYYQTVCSYHQKMCSYLPAQCSYHTSKSVQLPHTQQCAVTTQKRAATTPQRTATTQQCAATTHYHTPATQHQTLIHTQCPTVSSYNCANSINQFPHLIKQ